A genomic stretch from Peromyscus eremicus chromosome 6, PerEre_H2_v1, whole genome shotgun sequence includes:
- the LOC131912855 gene encoding tripartite motif-containing protein 43-like produces the protein METDISQAFQKELTCFICLSCLTDPVTISCGHSFCRACLHLSWEDIQLPVRCPMCREPSQKDLRTNIVLKKLVSITRQTSLMKDLSSEEHKCMMHKETKRIFCTENRIFLCQLCSNSHEHRGHRHCPIEAAAESQMERLVKQMASLWEKIQENQENLEAETRMTTLWMDYLTLREQMIRTEYTKLHPLLSEEEVQHMESMRNEGQCVLEKLRTSEAIMIQKSKEIREMYQELMAMSQEPYVVLLQDLDDLFRRSESMQLSMPPSMKTELTALPITGLTESYKQFQAHIIFENVTILHSKMNIFNVMRRFSFSLHHKDTPADSAGFYVASWGSQSFISGKYYWEIDLKDSCEWAVGVCQDSQLRGRNQMIESEGAFLLVCVKEGNHYSLLTTCPVFRHCIEKPLGQVGVLLDCEDGCLSFLNVTKSSLIYRYPPGTFNCPVRPCVSSGYS, from the coding sequence ATGGAGACAGACATTtcacaagccttccagaaagaactcacgtgcttcatctgcctgagctgcctgacagacccagtcaccataagctgtggccacagcttctgtcgagcctgcctccacctttcctgggaagacatccaACTTCCTGTCCGATGCCCTATGTGTAGGGAACCATCTCAGAAGGACTTGAGAACCAACATTGTTCTGAAGAAACTGGTGTCCATTACCAGACAaaccagcctcatgaaggacctgagctctgaggagcataagtgtatGATGcacaaagagacaaagaggatcttctgtACTGAGAataggatcttcctctgtcaactctgttctaactcccatgagcacagaggacacagacactgtcccattgaagcagctgctgagagTCAAATGGAAAGACTTGTAAAgcaaatggcatctttatgggagaagatccaagaaaatcaagagaatttagAGGCAGAGACCAGAATGACAACTCTGTGGATGGACTACCTGACTCTGCGGGAACAAATGATCAGGACAGAGTATACAAAACTGCACCCACTCCTCTCTGAAGAGGAAGTGCAACACATGGAGTCTATGAGAaatgaaggccaatgtgttttagagaaactcaggacaagtgaAGCCATCATgatccaaaagagcaaagaaataagagaaatgtaccaggagctgatggcaatgtcccaggagccatatgtggtccTGCTGCAAGATTTGGATGACTTGttcagaaggagtgagtcaatgcagctgagcatgcccccaTCTATGAAAACAGAACTCACTGCTCTACctatcactggactgactgaaagttACAAGCAGTTCCAAGCTCACATTATCTTTGAAAACGTAACCATACTTCATTCCAAGATGAACATATTTAATGTCATGAGAAGATTCAGCTTCAGTCTTCACCATAAGGATACACCTGCAGATTCTGCTGGATTTTATGTTGCTTCCTGGGGATCACAGAgcttcatctcagggaaatattaTTGGGAGATTGATTTGAAGGACTCTTGTGAGTGGGCTGTGGGAGTCTGTCAGGATTCACAGTTAAGGGGTAGAAACCAAATGATTGAATCTGAGGGTgcatttcttcttgtgtgtgtgaaggagggtaatcattacagtctcctcaccacatgccctgTATTCCGGCACTGCATAGAGAAGCCATTGGGCCAGGTTGGTGTGCTTCTTGATTGTGAGGATGGTTGTTTAAGCTTCCTGAATGTTaccaagagttccctcatatacAGGTATCCTCCTGGCACCTTCAATTGCCCTGTCAGGCCTTGCGTATCCAGTGGCTATTCATGA